One region of Rhodohalobacter mucosus genomic DNA includes:
- a CDS encoding putative sugar nucleotidyl transferase, whose amino-acid sequence MNIDYCLFEDEFLDNFHPLTLTRPMYDLRVGVFTLAEKWSYALKSDRDFCGPLREHLKGVFPEPELKNKPDGVLWINPRYVPLPVLADRVRDLDMMEYITHEGILVAALVDLKTHRSWMKKGIQLNSFKGAQQELHETELVILKNIWELFQMNGEQILFDISISGKIAYGEEDIFPHTVFTNPDRIYIEEGAKIEPGAMLLADNGPIYIGKNAHIMANSIIRGPSAICEKSVVKMGARIYEDTTIGPVCKVGGEISNSIFHSYSNKAHDGYAGNSVFGQWCNLGADTNTSNLKNNYSSVKVSDWKTGRDTDTGQQFIGTIMGDHSKTGINSMLNTGTLCGVCCNLFSDGYPPKHVPSFSWVSGHDMVPYHFEKAVEAMSRMMERRSITLTPAYEKMMKAIFESTSF is encoded by the coding sequence TGTACGATCTGCGCGTGGGAGTTTTTACGCTGGCAGAAAAGTGGTCGTATGCCCTGAAGTCAGACCGGGATTTTTGCGGTCCCCTGCGCGAACATTTAAAAGGGGTTTTCCCGGAACCTGAACTTAAAAACAAACCGGACGGCGTACTTTGGATTAATCCGAGATATGTGCCGTTACCCGTTTTAGCTGATAGAGTTAGGGATCTGGACATGATGGAATATATCACTCACGAAGGCATACTGGTCGCCGCCCTGGTGGATCTTAAAACACATCGCTCTTGGATGAAGAAGGGCATACAGCTGAACTCGTTCAAGGGTGCACAACAGGAGCTTCACGAAACGGAGCTTGTCATCCTAAAAAATATCTGGGAGCTCTTTCAGATGAACGGTGAGCAGATCTTGTTCGACATCAGCATCTCAGGTAAAATTGCTTATGGAGAAGAGGATATCTTTCCGCACACGGTTTTCACGAATCCTGACAGAATCTACATCGAAGAGGGAGCGAAAATTGAGCCCGGTGCCATGCTGCTGGCAGATAACGGACCGATCTACATCGGAAAAAATGCGCATATCATGGCCAATTCCATCATTAGAGGCCCTTCTGCCATATGTGAAAAGTCGGTTGTAAAAATGGGTGCCAGGATATACGAAGACACGACAATCGGTCCCGTTTGCAAGGTAGGAGGTGAAATATCGAATTCTATATTTCATTCATACTCCAACAAAGCGCACGACGGATATGCGGGTAATTCCGTTTTTGGCCAGTGGTGCAATCTGGGTGCCGACACCAACACATCGAATCTCAAAAACAACTACAGCTCCGTGAAAGTATCCGACTGGAAAACGGGCCGTGATACAGATACGGGCCAGCAATTTATCGGTACCATCATGGGAGACCACAGTAAAACGGGTATCAACTCGATGCTGAATACAGGCACTCTTTGCGGTGTATGCTGCAACCTTTTCTCCGACGGGTACCCCCCCAAACATGTCCCCTCATTCAGCTGGGTAAGCGGGCACGACATGGTGCCCTACCATTTTGAAAAAGCCGTTGAAGCCATGAGCCGAATGATGGAACGAAGGTCAATAACGCTTACTCCCGCGTATGAGAAGATGATGAAAGCCATTTTTGAATCAACCAGTTTCTAA